The sequence below is a genomic window from Sorangiineae bacterium MSr12523.
TTCCTTCTTCCTTGACGAGAATCGCGCCAATAGCCTAAGCGTTTTTGCGGGCGCGGGTGGCGAAGAAGGTGGGCATGTATTTCGCCACGAGTTCGCCCTCGCTGGCGAGGTCGTCGTAGTAGCCGATAAGGGAGAAGCCGGCGTCGATTTGGCCGCCGATTTGATCCTCCAGGGTGTGCCCGAATTGGAGGGCCTCGCCTTTGTCGGTGTAGCGACGGCGCTCTTGGTCGGTGAGGCTCGTCTTGTCCGAGTAGGGGATGCCGTAGCGGATGACGAGCTCGCCCTTTTTCTCCTGATCCACGTCGAAGCAGAATCCCACCGGGTTGGCCAATCCGGCGAGCATCGTGCCGCCGGCTCGCAAGACGCGCGCGCATTCCCGCCAGACGGGGCGCACGTTTTCGACGAAACAGTTCGACACGGGGTGGAAGATCAAGTCGAAGCTCGCGTCGGCCAGCGCGGAGAGATCGCGCATGTCGCCCTCGACGGTGCGAATGGAAAGGCCTTCGCGCTCGGCCACGAGGCGATCTTGCCCGAGTTGCGCGGGCGAGTTGTCGAACACGGTGACGGTCGCACCCGCCGCCGCGAGAATGGGGGCCTGCTGCCCGCCGCCCGATGCGAGGCAGAGAACGTCGAGCCCTTCGAGCTCGACGGGAAACCAAGAGCGAGGCACCGGCTTGCGCGGTGTGAGGATGATGTGCCAATCCCCCTCACGGGCTCGCGCGATCGCCTCGCGGCTCACGGGTATCGTCCAGCGATCGCCCTCGGCGACGGCGCGGTCCCAGGCTTCTCGGTTGTAAGTGCGAATATCCATGTACAGGAAATAGCAGACTGCCGATTCGGTGGGCCTCTACAATTTCATTTCTACGCTCCGTTCGCAGAGCCATTCCTGACGCCGGCGCAGGCGGAGGGAGCCATCTCCCAGCCACCCCCACGCTGCCGCTGTCGATGTTCGGGCCTCAGCTCGCTGCGTGCGTCCGCTGAGAGCAGATCGCACGGGTCGAACCAATGTTCCGTGATCGCTCGTTCCAAGACGGGCGGAATGTCGCCCGTGAAGTCGCCGATGTGCGGGCAGCGCCAATGCCAGAGAGCCCACCGTTCGGGAACTTCTCCGAAGCAAAGGACTTCTTTGACGCCGCCGTTGCAATTGGTCGCAATGACGAGAATCGGCCCGGGCAAGAGCCCGCGGAGATGTTCGTTCGCTGTGGACGGAACGCGCACGACCACGTCGTGGTGGAACTCGCCCTGCTTCCAGTGATTGAGAAGCTCGTACCCGCCGAAATGATGCCGTACTTCGTCGAGCAAGCTTCCCAGACCCAGCGTGTCGGCAAGGGCCTGAACGAAGTGCTTCATGACGGGAACAAACGTAGCACAACGAAAAATCTTCCCCGTCGAATAGAAATGGCAGCGTTCGACGGGCACTACGGAATACACGGTAGGATCGAGTCGGTCGCGCCCAGGTGACATGGCTGTGACGGTGCAGCTCGGCACGTGACCGTCACGAGGGACGATGCGCACGCGCACGTGCACGCCGCCAAAGCGGCACGACGTACCACGTGGCGACGATGAGCAGAAAGGGGAGGAGCGTGATCCACGGCGCCCATCGTTCGCCGACCAGCATGCCCGAGATGAGGAACACGGCACCACAAATCGCCAACGCGAGAAAGGCAATGCCGATGACGGCAAAGCCATTGGCGCGAAGCAGCAAGCGCTCCTTGTCCGGCGCGCGAAAGGCGATGCGATGGTTGGACGAGGGGGCAATCAGGAAGATGCCGGCCACGGTGGTCATGACGAAGGTGAAGAAAAAGACGCCGCGGAGGAAGTCGGACAGCTTGGCGAAGGTCTCGTGAAACGGAACCGTGAGAAGGAAGGCAAAGAGCATTTGCACGCCCGGTAGCGCGATGCGAAGCTCACTCAGGAGCTCGGTGAGCTCGCGGTTGACGCGGTCGTGGGGTGACTCGGTATTCTCGGAGGTGTCCTCGTCCACACCTTGGATGGTACGCATGTTTCGTATTTCGTAAAGCGAACGGAGGCAAGCCGTGAATCGTATCCACGCTCCTGAGATAGAGGATTACGACTGGTGCCCCGCCTTGTGGCGCAACACGCTGACCGACGTACTGCGCGCATCTTCGGAATGGCTCCAGCTGTTCGACAGCGCCGCAGGCATCGCCGCCGAGGTGCTCGCGGGCACGTCGGCCAAGCGCATCGTGGACCTTTGCTCCGGCAGCGGCGGTCCCGCGGTGGCCCTCGTCGACGCGCTCGAGCGCCGGCACGGGATACGCGTCGACGTGGTGCTCACGGACAAGTACCCGAACGATGCGGCGTTCGATCGACTCGAACGTCAACGGCGCGGCCGCATGGTCGGTCTGCGCGAGCCCATCGATGCGACGGCGCTACCCGATCAGCTCGTGGGTCTGCGTACGCTCTTCAACGCGCTTCATCACTTCCGGCCGCCCATGGCCCGCGCTATTTTCGCGTCCGCAGCTCGCGCACGGCAGCCCATTGCGTCTTTCGAAATGGTCGAGCGCTCGCTCCAAGGGGTGGCCATCGTCGGCGGCGCACCTCTCTTCGCCGCCGCCGTCATGCCGTTTCTCTCACCGCGAAGCTGGTCGCGCCTCGCGCTCACCTACGGCCTGCCGCTCCTTCCCGCGATGATCACGTGGGACGGATTTGCGTCGTGCCTACGCGCCTATTCCCCGGAGGAACTTCGCACCTTGGTCGACGGCCTCGAGGACGAGCATTACCGCTTTCGAGTCGTCACCCGCCGCACCTCCTGGCACCGCATCCGCGTCACCGCCCTCATCGGCGAACCCACGCCCCCCGTTTAGCGCTCGAAGAGGATTGGACATGAAGGCGGGAAGGGCGGGAAGGGGTAGGGCGGGAAGGAAACCTGCACGGGCAGCGCGAAGCTTTTTTTTTGGTGTTTTCAGTCCGCTTCGTGCGCCAACTGAAAACAAAAAAAACCTTCCCGCCTTCCCGCCTTCATGTGAATTCTCTTCTTCTCGTACTCAGGGCCAAGCGATCTGGGACGAGGGGTAGTACGTGATCTTCGCTTTTTTCCAGCGGGGGCCGTGGGTGGCGAGGCGGGTGCGGAAGTCGCTCCATGTGCGGCTTGCCGGGGACCAGCCGCGCTCGGCGAGGGCGGGGAGGCGCGGGAAGATCATGTATTCGATGTCGGAAAGCTTCGTGATGGTCTCCGTCCAGAGCGGGGCCTCGAAGCCGGCGATTTGGCTGCTCGGGACGCCGGTCAGGTAGGCGCCCGGGTTCCAGTCGTAGGCGTCGCGCACTTCGATGAGGCCGGCCCAATCTTGGCCGAGCGGCGTGTTCGGATTGTACTTCATATCCAAGTACGTCTTGTTGGCCGCCGAAACCAGGAACTTCATTCCGCGCTGCGCCGCCGCCTTCACGTTGGCGTCGTCGGGTGTCGTTCCCCAGTATTGCGGGAGAGCGGTGGTATCGGGCGTGGCCTTGAGGATTTCGTGCCAGCCCACCATGCGTTTGCCGTATTTGGCCACGATGGGGAATACCCGCTTCTCGAAGGCGATGTAATCGGCTTCCTGCGTGCTTTGCGCCTCGTCGCCGCCCAGGTGGATGTACGGCCCCGGCGTGAGCGCGGCCAGCTCCCGCACCACGTCGTCGACGAATTTCGTGACGATATCGCGGTGTGCCGCGTCCATGCAGAACGAGGAAAACCCGACGTCCGTGCCCGTGTAGAGCGGGGGCGCCTGGTTGTTGCAATTGAGCGCGGGAACCGAGGCCAATGCCGCGTTGGTGTGTCCCGGCATGTCGATCTCCGGCACCACCGTGATATAGCGCGCTGCCGCGTAATTCACGATATCGGTGTATTCCGCCTTGGTGTAATAGCCACCCGGACCACCGCCCACCTGCGTGCTGCCGCCGTACGTGGCCAGACGCGGGTACGAATCGATCTGAATGCGCCAGCCCTGGTCGTCGGCCAGGTGGATATGGAAGTAGTTGAGCTTGTAGCGCGCAAGGTGATCGATGTACCGCTTCACCGTGGCCACGGGGAAGAAGTGGCGCGCCACATCGAGCATGCCCCCGCGGTAATCGAGCCGCGGATAATCGAGAATGTGCCCGCCGGCGATCTTCCACGATGCATTTTCGACCGTGGAACTCTCGATAGCCACCGGTAGCAATTGCCGAAGCGTTTGCACGGCGGCAAACAGCCCCGCGCCCGTCTTGGCGCGCACCAGCACGCGAGCCGACGTCACGTCGATCTCGTAGCCCGACGCGCCCACGCTGTTGTTCGCACCGCTGAGAAGGAGCGCGATGCCGGAATTCGGTGTCCCATTGGCCGGGCGCACCGTGAACGGATATCCCGTTGCGGGGCGAAGGAGCCCTGCCAGATATTCCCCAACGCGCCCTGCCTCGGGCGAATTGGGATCCGCATACACCACGGTGTTTTGCGTTAGTGTGTAATCTTGTCCCGATTTCGATTGAACGGATACCGGCGAAGGAATCACCTTGTCGAGGCCAATGGCAGCAGCCAAAGCTTCGACGGAGTCTTTCTCCTCATTGGCTTCGGAATTCATGTCAGTGTCGGCGCCCGGAGAGCACGATGCCGTGGCTGCGACGGCAGCGAGCACACAGAGCGAGACGGAGAATGCGCGAGGTGTCGTGGCCATTTCGGATAGGGAACGCCGAATTCTCTATTCTAGCAAGCATGAACAATTGGAATGATGCTACGTGCCGCATTGTGAACCGCACATCGGTCTTATGTCGTATTTGAAACCGGCCGCTGGTACTGAAGTGGTCTTATCGGAACCATTCGGTAGAGCTGAGGCCTAAATGGGGCCAGCCCTTTAATAAGGCTACGGAATTGTCGAGCTCGCGAGTACGGTGACCCGATGAGACGAATCCTTGTCCACGGGTCGGTCCTCTGCGTTCTGGCTCTTGGTTGTCAGGCGGGTTTGCCCGAATCGACTGACACCCAATCGAGCGGTGCGCGGCAGCAAGCGTTCACCCGCGCATCGCAGGAATACGGTGTGCCGGAAAGTGTGCTGCTCGCGGTTTCGTATATGGAATCACGATGGGATACCAATGCAGGGCAGCCGAGTCGCAGTGCCGGCTACGGCCCGATGCATTTGACGGATCTCGAGGCGGTCGAATCGTCTTCACACGGCGATGGCGCCGATGATCCGCGCGGTGACGAGGCGCGCCCGTGGACCCGTGCCGACCGCACGGGCAGCCCGGCGGACATGCCCGCGCTCAAGACGGCCGATGTGGCCGCGAAGCTGACCGGCGTGGACAAGGAAACGCTGCGCAGCGACCCAGAGCAGAATCTCCGTGGCGGTGCGGCGTTGCTCGCCGAATACCAGCGCGAGCTCGTGGCCGCAGGCAAAGCGCGCGCGGGCAGCACGGATCCGGCGGATTGGTACGGCGCCGTGGCACGTTACAGCGGTGCAACGGATACCGGGGCGGCGCGTCAGTTCGCCGACGAGGTATTCGCCACGATGGCCGAGGGCGTGCAGCGCACCACCGACGACGGGCAGCAGATCGCCCTGGCCCGCACCGAGGTGCAGCCGCAGAAGGCACAGCTCGATGCGCTCGGCCTGCGCGTGACGGCGGAGGGCGAGGCGGAGTGTCCGGCATCGCTTGGTTGCGAATGGATTCCCGCCCCGTATCAAGATTTGGGCGGCGGCGATTATGGCAATCATGACTTGGCCGATCGCCCGATCAGCCAGCGCATCTCGTACATCGTCATTCACGACACCGAGGGCTATTACCCGACGGCGTTGCAGCTCGTGCAGGATCCCACCTACGTGAGCTGGCATTACACGCTGCGTTCCTCGGACGGGCACGTGGCCCAGCACGTGAAAGGCAAGGACGTGGGCTGGCACGCGGGCAATTGGTACGTGAATGCCAAGTCCATCGGTCTCGAACATGAGGGATTCGCCGCGCAGGGCACCTGGTACACGGAGGCGCTGTACCGCAGCTCGGCGAAGTTGGTGCGGTATCTCGCATTCCGCTACGGCATTCCGCTCGACCGCGCGCACATCCTCGGGCACGACACGGTGCAGGGCACGACGCCGGCCACGGTGCGGGGCATGCACTGGGATCCCGGGCCGTACTGGGATTGGGCGCATTACTTCGAGCTTCTCGGCGCGCCGCTTCGCGCGACCGGAGGGTCGCATTCGGGGTTGGTGACGATCAAACCGAATTATGCGACCAACAAGCCGGCCTTCTTCGGGTGCGATTCGAAGCACCCCGCCGATCCGTGTCCGGCGCGCAGCTCGTCGTCGGTGGTGCTCCACACCGAGCCGCGGGAGGATGCGCCGCTGCTTCGCGACGTCGCGCTCCATCCGCCGGACGGTGTGAGCACGATGCGTGTGTCGGACGTCGGCAGCCGCGCTTCGACCGGGCAGCAATACGCGGTGGCCGATCAGAGCGGCGATTGGACCGCCATTTGGTACCTCGGTCAAAAGGGCTGGTTCTACAACCCGAAGAGCAATCCCAGCGCGCTTCCCGCGATCGGTTTCGTCGTCACGCCGAAGCAGGGCAAGGACTCCATTCCCGTGTTCGGTCGCGCGTACCCCGAGGCGGAGGCTTACCCCTCGAACATCACGCCGCAGGCCATCGTTCCGTTGCAGTATTCACTGCCGGCCGGTCAGCGCTACTCACTCGGTCAGTTCGCCGATACGGAGTATCTGTGGGCAACCACCTTCGACCCGGCGAATCACGTGGTGGTCAAAGGCGATACTCGGTATTACCAGATTCAATTCGGCCACCGTGTTGCCTACGTGCAGGCCGACGACGTCTGGCTCCTCCCGAGCCCGCTCGGCGCGCCGTAGAGAAAGAAGAATATTCACAGGGAGGCGGGGACACGGGGAGTTTTTTGGGGGTTCACTTGGCCCACTGAGCCGATGGAAACCCAAAAAAAGCCCTCCGCGCTGGTTCCCTCCCCGCCTCCCCGCCTCCCTGTTCAATCTTCGGGTGCGCGCTAAGCTGGGAACCGTGTTTACTACGCGTCCCGAGCTCATTGGCACACATGGAATGGTGGCCTCCACGCATTGGCTGGCGTCGGCGGCGGGAATGGCCGTTCTGGAGGACGGCGGCAACGCCTTCGATGCCGCGGTCGCCGCGGGCTTCGTGCTCCAGGTGGTCGAGCCGCATTTGAATGGGCCCGGCGGTGAGGTGCCCGCGGTGTTGTTCGCCGAGGGCGAGTCGAAGCCGCGCGTGCTTTGCGGGCAAGGCGTCGCCCCGGCCCGCGCCACCATCGAGCACTATCGAAGCCTCGGCCTCGACTTGATCCCAGGCAGCGGCCTTTTGGCGGCCACGGTGCCTGGGGCGTGGGACGGGTGGATGCTCCTCCTGCGCGATTATGGCACGAAGCCTCTGCGCAAGGTCCTGCGGTATGCCCTCGCGTACGCGCGGCATGGGTTTCCCATCGTGCCGCGCATCACCGAGACCATCGAGGCCGTCTCCGAATTGTTCTCCGCGCATTGGCCGACGTCGGCCGCGCATTGGCTGCCCGGTGGACAGGCGCCGGCCGCGGGGACGCGCTTCGCCAACACGGTGCTGGCCGATACATGGGAACGGCTCCTCGTGGAGGCCGAGGCGGCCGGATCCGACCGCGAGGCCCAGATCGAGGCGGCCCGGCGTGCATGGGCGCAAGGCTTCATTGCCGAAGAAGTGGAGGCCTTCTGCCGTCAGGCCTTTCGCGACGACTCGGGGCGAAACCACGCGGGCCTCATCACCGGCGAGGACATGGCGGCATGGCAAGCGTCCTTCGAGGATGCCCTTTGCGTCGACTTTGGCGCGTGGACCTTGGTCAAGTGCGGCGCGTGGACGCAAGGACCGGTGCTGGGGCAACAATTGCGGTTGCTCGAGGGTTTCGCGGACCGCCTCCGGTACGTGAACGGCGTCCCGACGGCGGAGACGGTGCACCTCGCCGCCGAGTGCGCGAAATTGGCCTTTGCCGACCGCGAGGCGTGGTACGGCGACGATCCCGCCGTCCCCTTGGCGACCTTGCTCTCGCGTGAGTACGCGGCCGAGCGGCGTGCCCTCGTTGGAGACCACGCATCGTTCGAGCTCCGTCCCGGTTCGCCGGAGGGCCGCGCGCCCTCGCTTCCGGCCTTCGCCATGGGCGCGGATCGCGCGAACGTGGCGCTCGCAGGCGCGCTGGGCGATCCCACGGTGGCGCGCGATGGATCGGTGCGCGGTGATACGGTGCACATCGACGTGGTGGATGCGCGCGGCAACATGATCTCCGCCACGCCCTCGGGCGGCTGGCTGCAATCGTCCCCATGGATTCCCGCGCTCGGGTTTTGCCTGGGAAGCCGCGCGCAGATGTTTTGCCTCGATCCCCATCTGCCGAGCGCCTTGAAGCCGGGGCGCCGCCCGCGCATCACGCTTTCGCCGTCGCTCGCGATGCGCGATGGCCAGCCGCACATCGCATTCGGCACACCGGGCGGCGATCAGCAGGACCAATGGCAGCTTTGCTTCTGGCTCGGCCACGTCGTCGGCGGATTGAATCTGCAGGCCGCCATCGATGCGCCCGCCTGGCATTCGTCCGCATTTCCAAGTTCGTTTTATCCGCGCCACTGGCAACCGGGCGAATTGGTCGTCGAATCGAGGTTGGGCTCCGCCGCGTTGGATGAGCTCCGCCAGCGCAAGCACCGCGTGATCGACGCCGGTCCGTGGTCGCTTGGACGATTGTCGGCGGTGTCACGCAATCCGAACGATGGTCTCTTGCGCGCAGCCGCCAATCCGCGGGGCATGCAGGGATACGCTGTAGGTCGATAGTTCGGCAGCGACTCTGCCAACCGCACAGTTTGTCATGGCACCGCGGCGCGTCTCGTGATGTAACCCGGACCGAATTCGTCAAGGTCCGTTACGAAAGACAAGACAGAGGAGATGCGCCATGTCCGACGATAGGTCTTTGGGTCTGCGTGGGCTCGTCAAACGCCGTGCGTTCGTGGGCGCGCTGACCGCCGTTCTATTCGGCGGTGCGCTGTTGGGCTGCAAGAGCTCGTCGTCACTCGCCGCCGCGGAAGGATCGGCGCAAACGACGGCACAGACGAAAGCCGTAGGAGGTGCGGGCGTGATCTTCATCGGAAGCTACGGCGACCCGAACGGCCTCACACTCGCGGCGCCGGCTGCGAAAACCGGTGAGACGGCGAACGGTGCGCTCGCGTTGGCCGGGCAGGGGCCCGCCCTTCCGAAGGCATCGTTCCTGGTCCAATCGAAGGATCGCAAATTCCTCTATTCCGTGAACGAGACCGAGCCGGGCGAGGGCAAGGTCACTGCGTTGGACATCTCCGATCCAGCACAGCCCAAGGTGCTCAACTCCCAATCGAGCCGGGGGGCGTTGCCGTGCCACGTGGCTTTGGATCCGAGCGGTCGCTATCTACTCACGGCCAATTATGGTGACGGTGCGGTGACAGTTCATCGCATTCAGCCGGATGGTCGTCTCGGCGAGTCGACCGACATGGTCAAGCAGACCGGCACCACACGTGAGGCGCACGCGCACCAAATCGTATTCGACCCGAGCGGCAAGTGGATCCTCTCGGTCGATTTGGGCGCCGATTCCGTGTTCGTCTACCAACTCGACGCGAACACCGGCAAATTGAGCAAGCAAGGCCAAGTCACCTTGCCCGTGAAGACCGGACCGCGGCACCTCGCGTTTCATCCGTCGGGCAAGTACGCGTACATCTTGGGTGAGCTTACGCCCGTGGTCACGGTGGGAACGTGGGACGCCTCGCGCGGTAGCCTACAATTGGGCCAGACCGTCAATTCGGTCGCGAAGAACGATCCGCCCAACTTCCCTGGTGAAATTGCCGTGTCATCCGATGGCAAATTCGTTTATGCC
It includes:
- a CDS encoding gamma-glutamyltransferase family protein, with the translated sequence MFTTRPELIGTHGMVASTHWLASAAGMAVLEDGGNAFDAAVAAGFVLQVVEPHLNGPGGEVPAVLFAEGESKPRVLCGQGVAPARATIEHYRSLGLDLIPGSGLLAATVPGAWDGWMLLLRDYGTKPLRKVLRYALAYARHGFPIVPRITETIEAVSELFSAHWPTSAAHWLPGGQAPAAGTRFANTVLADTWERLLVEAEAAGSDREAQIEAARRAWAQGFIAEEVEAFCRQAFRDDSGRNHAGLITGEDMAAWQASFEDALCVDFGAWTLVKCGAWTQGPVLGQQLRLLEGFADRLRYVNGVPTAETVHLAAECAKLAFADREAWYGDDPAVPLATLLSREYAAERRALVGDHASFELRPGSPEGRAPSLPAFAMGADRANVALAGALGDPTVARDGSVRGDTVHIDVVDARGNMISATPSGGWLQSSPWIPALGFCLGSRAQMFCLDPHLPSALKPGRRPRITLSPSLAMRDGQPHIAFGTPGGDQQDQWQLCFWLGHVVGGLNLQAAIDAPAWHSSAFPSSFYPRHWQPGELVVESRLGSAALDELRQRKHRVIDAGPWSLGRLSAVSRNPNDGLLRAAANPRGMQGYAVGR
- a CDS encoding beta-N-acetylhexosaminidase; the protein is MATTPRAFSVSLCVLAAVAATASCSPGADTDMNSEANEEKDSVEALAAAIGLDKVIPSPVSVQSKSGQDYTLTQNTVVYADPNSPEAGRVGEYLAGLLRPATGYPFTVRPANGTPNSGIALLLSGANNSVGASGYEIDVTSARVLVRAKTGAGLFAAVQTLRQLLPVAIESSTVENASWKIAGGHILDYPRLDYRGGMLDVARHFFPVATVKRYIDHLARYKLNYFHIHLADDQGWRIQIDSYPRLATYGGSTQVGGGPGGYYTKAEYTDIVNYAAARYITVVPEIDMPGHTNAALASVPALNCNNQAPPLYTGTDVGFSSFCMDAAHRDIVTKFVDDVVRELAALTPGPYIHLGGDEAQSTQEADYIAFEKRVFPIVAKYGKRMVGWHEILKATPDTTALPQYWGTTPDDANVKAAAQRGMKFLVSAANKTYLDMKYNPNTPLGQDWAGLIEVRDAYDWNPGAYLTGVPSSQIAGFEAPLWTETITKLSDIEYMIFPRLPALAERGWSPASRTWSDFRTRLATHGPRWKKAKITYYPSSQIAWP
- a CDS encoding class I SAM-dependent methyltransferase, encoding MDIRTYNREAWDRAVAEGDRWTIPVSREAIARAREGDWHIILTPRKPVPRSWFPVELEGLDVLCLASGGGQQAPILAAAGATVTVFDNSPAQLGQDRLVAEREGLSIRTVEGDMRDLSALADASFDLIFHPVSNCFVENVRPVWRECARVLRAGGTMLAGLANPVGFCFDVDQEKKGELVIRYGIPYSDKTSLTDQERRRYTDKGEALQFGHTLEDQIGGQIDAGFSLIGYYDDLASEGELVAKYMPTFFATRARKNA
- a CDS encoding lactonase family protein; this encodes MSDDRSLGLRGLVKRRAFVGALTAVLFGGALLGCKSSSSLAAAEGSAQTTAQTKAVGGAGVIFIGSYGDPNGLTLAAPAAKTGETANGALALAGQGPALPKASFLVQSKDRKFLYSVNETEPGEGKVTALDISDPAQPKVLNSQSSRGALPCHVALDPSGRYLLTANYGDGAVTVHRIQPDGRLGESTDMVKQTGTTREAHAHQIVFDPSGKWILSVDLGADSVFVYQLDANTGKLSKQGQVTLPVKTGPRHLAFHPSGKYAYILGELTPVVTVGTWDASRGSLQLGQTVNSVAKNDPPNFPGEIAVSSDGKFVYASNRGENSIATFAVQDAGAKLEFLGTSTSGGNWPRHFTFSPDERWMYISNQRSGKVTWLPRDPSTGRLGAPAGSIDVPTAAIVLFH
- a CDS encoding N-acetylmuramoyl-L-alanine amidase, producing MRRILVHGSVLCVLALGCQAGLPESTDTQSSGARQQAFTRASQEYGVPESVLLAVSYMESRWDTNAGQPSRSAGYGPMHLTDLEAVESSSHGDGADDPRGDEARPWTRADRTGSPADMPALKTADVAAKLTGVDKETLRSDPEQNLRGGAALLAEYQRELVAAGKARAGSTDPADWYGAVARYSGATDTGAARQFADEVFATMAEGVQRTTDDGQQIALARTEVQPQKAQLDALGLRVTAEGEAECPASLGCEWIPAPYQDLGGGDYGNHDLADRPISQRISYIVIHDTEGYYPTALQLVQDPTYVSWHYTLRSSDGHVAQHVKGKDVGWHAGNWYVNAKSIGLEHEGFAAQGTWYTEALYRSSAKLVRYLAFRYGIPLDRAHILGHDTVQGTTPATVRGMHWDPGPYWDWAHYFELLGAPLRATGGSHSGLVTIKPNYATNKPAFFGCDSKHPADPCPARSSSSVVLHTEPREDAPLLRDVALHPPDGVSTMRVSDVGSRASTGQQYAVADQSGDWTAIWYLGQKGWFYNPKSNPSALPAIGFVVTPKQGKDSIPVFGRAYPEAEAYPSNITPQAIVPLQYSLPAGQRYSLGQFADTEYLWATTFDPANHVVVKGDTRYYQIQFGHRVAYVQADDVWLLPSPLGAP
- a CDS encoding DUF6328 family protein, whose protein sequence is MRTIQGVDEDTSENTESPHDRVNRELTELLSELRIALPGVQMLFAFLLTVPFHETFAKLSDFLRGVFFFTFVMTTVAGIFLIAPSSNHRIAFRAPDKERLLLRANGFAVIGIAFLALAICGAVFLISGMLVGERWAPWITLLPFLLIVATWYVVPLWRRARARAHRPS